The following proteins are encoded in a genomic region of Diadema setosum chromosome 18, eeDiaSeto1, whole genome shotgun sequence:
- the LOC140241610 gene encoding uncharacterized protein, producing MSDQEFSREQDHTLGSEVSTVSQPATLTPSFVSNAIKEAFGSFKEYFDSSIAQVKEESEKKLSAASTELSFCFKGNRVQFEFNSSLQEKLEKGVALLEEGKHVAALSKLKEGIADIRKRKKLIRLADKSDAGWSAVDEYLSDDLASDSEDEKRMRQAQARTARKRKTSRNIPAAKGKPPKSDGYRTASPSFGHFFRGLSGKSRYAYGSTGNSPTLGWRGASSGPKPTDFCFACGKQGHWRRGCPGAGNQGPPIRDNIAQQR from the coding sequence ATGTCGGATCAGGAATTCAGCAGAGAGCAAGACCACACCCTGGGTTCTGAAGTCTCCACAGTTTCTCAACCCGCAACACTGACCCCGTCATTTGTGAGCAATGCTATTAAAGAGGCTTTCGGTTCCTTTAAGGAGTATTTTGACTCTTCTATCGCCCAAGTGAAAGAGGAAAGCGAGAAAAAGCTTTCTGCCGCTTCCACGgaattgtcattttgtttcaaGGGCAATAGAGTTCAATTCGAATTCAACTCTAGTTTGCAGGAAAAGCTAGAGAAGGGCGTGGCCTTACTGGAGGAAGGCAAGCACGTTGCTGCCCTTTCCAAGTTAAAAGAGGGCATAGCTGAcatcaggaaaagaaagaagttaATCAGGCTTGCTGATAAATCTGATGCAGGGTGGTCTGCAGTTGACGAATATCTGAGCGATGACCTTGCAAGCGATTCTGAGGATGAAAAACGTATGAGGCAGGCACAGGCAAGGACGGCGAGAAAACGCAAAACGTCTCGGAACATCCCAGCCGCCAAGGGCAAACCTCCGAAGAGTGATGGATATAGGACTGCAAGCCCTTCTTTTGGTCACTTTTTTCGCGGCCTTAGCGGAAAAAGTAGATACGCTTATGGGAGTACCGGTAACTCCCCCACCCTTGGTTGGCGAGGGGCCAGCAGTGGGCCAAAGCCGACAGATTTCTGTTTCGCATGCGGAAAGCAAGGGCACTGGAGAAGGGGGTGTCCAGGGGCCGGCAACCAAGGTCCCCCGATCAGGGATAACATCGCGCAGCAACGCTAA